The sequence GAGGTGGACGCCGTGATTGTGGCCATTGGCAATAGCCCGAATCCGCTGATCCCCCAGACCACACCGGACATCGCGGTTACCAAGTGGGGCGGCATCATCATCGATGAAAAGACAGGGAAAACCTCCAAGCGGGGGGTATTTGCTGGTGGGGACATCGTGCTGGGGGCAGCGACGGTTATCTTGGCCATGGGGCAGGGCAGAAAAGCTGCCAACGCCATGCACGAGTTTCTGCTGACCGGCATTTGGTAGAGGAGCGGGCCTTCCTACCGGCCCCGTAAGCGCTCTAGCAGTCGACGCTCCTTCTTGGTCGGGCGACCCTTGAACCGAGGGCGCCCGCTTTTGTTTTGGCCAAGCAGTTGGAGGAGCTCCTGTGCCTCGGGGGAGAGCTCCGGGCGATGCTCGCGATAGAGTTCCTTGGCCTTTTCCGCGGAGAGGCTCTTAGTGGTGACCTGCAGCACGTCGAACGTGCGATAGAGGTGCCTCTGCTTCACCGTGACTGTGTCGCCTGCCCGGATGACCTTCGACGGTTTTGCCGGCTGGCCGTTTACCTTGACCTTGCCCTCCTCGCAGCTCTTTGCTGCCTGGGACCTGGTCTTGAAGATGCGTGCCACCTTCAGCCATTTGTCCAGGCGCAGAGTTGCCTCCTGCTGAGGCGGGAGTTCATGCGTGTCGCTCATGAGCCCTCTGACCAGGTTGACTTACTCACCGTGCGCTGATGGTCCCACCGCGTCTCGCTTGGCTACTTAGGACGAAGGGCGCTCCTGGGTGGTACTTTCCTTCAGACGCTGGTCAATTTCCTTGATGCGCTCGCGTGCGACCCGGCCAAACGTGCTGCCGCTTCCCTGTTCACGCTCGATGCGTTCGAACAAGCGTCGGGCGCTATCCAGCTGGCCGAGACGCATGTAGGCGAGCCCTGACTCGTACATGGCCGTCACATCCCAGGGAAGCTTGGACGGGGGAGAAAGGTACTTCACTTTCATGAGTTCGACGATGGCGTCCTGGTAGCGGCCCATCTCCAGGTAGCACTTGCCGATCCAGTACTGCACTTCCGGCTCGGCCTCTCGACTGGCTAGGCGCTTGAGCTTGCGCAAGTGATCAATTGCCCGTTCATAGTCCTTCAGATTCCTCAGGAAGGTGCCGATCTGCAGCTTTCTGGTGAAGGCGTCGCTGGCGGTGGGGAATTCCTCCAAGTACTGTCGGGCATAGCTTATGGCCCGGTCCCACATTCCCAAGCGATCCGCTGCGTCGATGAGGTAACCCATTACCAAGGCCCGCACCGGCGTCTCGAGGCGCGGCACGGCGCCTGCTTTCTGAAACGCCAGGAAGGCGTTTTCAAACTGCCCGTTCTTGAAGTAAAAGTCACCCAGGTTCAAGTAGGCGGTGGCAACCAGTGGACTGTTGGGATACCTGTTGGGCACATCGGCCAGGACCTTGAGAGCTTCGTCGGGTTGGTTCATTAGCAGGTAGATCTTGCCCAGGCCAATGTCTCCCCATGGTGCGGTCTCAGCATTCTTAACCTCCCGCGCGGCGCGGAACGATTTCTCTGCCTGCTTAAAGTCCTTCTGCCGGACAAAGAACTCTCCCTCCTCGTACGCAAAAAGGGCGCGGCTTGCTGCATCATCGCGGTACGACTTGAAATACTTTTCGGCTTCGCTGGAGGCACGAGCGCGATCGTCCAGGCGATAAAGGCAGATGACCAGCTTGGACCACGCTTCTCTCTGCACGGAGTCCGGAGGGGACATTTTGAGGAGCTCTTGGAATTCTGTCGCGGCAGGGCGATAGTCGCCTTGATGAAAGAGAAGCTGGCCACGGCGCAAGCGCGCAAGGACTGCGCTGTTTTTCGCAACATTTGGCAGCGTGAGGATCTGACCTAGGAAAGCAAGGGCGCGTTCAGTATCGCCCCGATCTCTATTCAGGTCGGCCAGGAGAAAGAGCGCAGAGGGCGTGTGTGGGTGGTCGGGCGCCTGGCGTGCAAACTCTGCGAGCAGGACCTCGGCCTCACGGGTGCGGCCCTGTTTGTGGTAGGCAAGGGCCAGATGCAGTTTCAGCTCCGCCGGCTCGTCGGTGGAAGTGGGGGAGAGGGAGAGGTCGCCAGCCTTTTCGGCGCGCATGCCTTGCAACAGCTCGGCGGCTTGCTGATACCGCCCCTGCCGGATCAGGATATCGGCGTATTTCGCTGCTGCGGTATCTGCCAGCGGTGCGTAGTAGCATTCCCGGAGCACACGTGCGTAGCAGCTTTCGGCGGCCTTGAGGTCGCCCTGCCTTTCTGCAAGTGCGCCGGCCATCATGAGGGCTTGTGGGGTCTGGCGACTGTGGGGAAGCCGGTCGACTATGGTGCGGAGGGCGTGTGCTGTCGCGGCAGTGTCACCCACCGCTAGCGAAAGCTTTGCCAGTAGCCAGTAGGCGCGAGCACGAAGCTGATCATCCGAAGCCAAACGGGCCGCCTCCGCTGCCCATGACGGTGCGAGGAGTGCAAGACTGTCGCTTCGCACCCCACCAGAGGCCAGAATTGTTGCTTTTTCCGCCAAGATTTCAGCCTTGAGCGAGCTGGAGGCGGATACGCCTGCTAACACTTGGTCCAGTCCGGCTAACCGGCGCGACGATTCGGATGCTCCCGTCCCCAGAAAAGCCCCGAGCGAAAGGAGCCCACGCGCGGCACTCTCTTTCTCCGAAAGGGAGGATGAACGACTGAAGACCTGCCTGTAGAGGCCTGCGGCCGTATCAGCCAATGCTCCCACCGACGAGCTGTTGCCCGAAAGGAACGCCTCGGCAGCAAGACCGTGGTAACACGTTGCCAGATTCAGCAGCAAGCCGGTGGCCCTGCTGGTGGTATCTTGTTCGCACAGAAAGCGGTACAGCGCCCGTGCCGTTCGGTAGTCCTTAAGGGATACCAAGTAGAGCGAAGCCACTTCCTGTGGGACAAGGGCTGTTTCCTGTCCGCTTGCAAGCCTGACCACTTGCAGGGCCAAGGAAGAAGCGGCCTTCCGGTAGTCTGTGACAAAGAAGGAGCGCAGCAGAGTAGACAAGAAGGACGCTTCTTCAGCTGGGGGGGCAGCAGGAAACTGGCGGGCGTACTCGTCATAGGCTTCCGCGGCAGCCTGGTACTCACCCAGAGCCTGGTAGCAGCGGGCAACGGCCAGCGCAGCATCGTCGGCATAGTGGCTCTGGGGGTATTGAGTGAGAAAGCCCAGGTAGCTCCGGATTTTGTGGTATGAGCATCCCTCGCCTGTGGTGTAGTGCGCGTCAAGGAAGGCGATGTCGTCCCTAAAAGGGCTGCTGGGAAAACGCGCGAGGAACTGCGTGGCGCGCTCGTGGGCCATGGTGGGTCTTCCCAAGGCGACCAGGGCGCGCATGGCCCCCACTGTGGCCGTGGCAATGGTGCGCTCACTCGCGCCTTGCTCTGCTGCCGGAAGTGTTCGCGCCGCGTCGAAATGTTGCAGGGCTGTTTCGAACTGGGCTGCCTCGAGCGCAGCGTTTCCCGCCTCGCACCACGCCTCGGCGCGCAATGAATCGTTCGGGGCCGAAGAGGCGGCGCTCCGCAGGGCGGCCAATGCCTCGGTGGCAGCCCCGGCGCGCAAGAGATTCCGGCCCTTCAGCAGCATGCACACTGCCTTCACTTTGCGATCCTGAGAGAATTGGGCGGCTCGGTCAAGGAGGCGGGTCGACTGCTCATATTGACCGCGGAGGTGCAAGATCGAGCCCAGCCGGAAGGCCGCCGCGGAGGTGGCGGCCGAATCGGCCGTTGACTCTGCAACCGTGGCCAGAAGGCGTTCCGCTTCGGTGAATTGACCGCCCCTTTCAAGGATCTCTGCTTTCAAAACAAGCGCCCGCGCACCCGTGCTGCTCTTTGGGGTGGCAGTGGCCACCTTGTTCGCCTCCGCCAGCGCTTCCGCATGCTGGCCCTGGGCAAAGAGCACGGAGGCCAGCAACAGCCTCGCCTCGTCGTATAGAGGATTAGTGGGGTACCGGTCCAAAAGCAAGAGAACGGCGCGCTGCGCCGCCTCAAGGTCGCCCGTTTGCTGGTAAAGACGTCCGGCCCGCATGAGGCTCTCAGGCGCCAGGGGGCTGGTTGGTACAAACACTGCCACTCTCTCGAAAGTGATTGCTGCCTCCCGTTTGTGCTCAAGAGCCACATGCGCCTTGCCTTGTTCAAAGAGCAGTTGGTCCAAGAGTGCGGTGTCCGGGTAGCGTAAGAGGGCCTCGCGCACAACCCGCTCGGCCGCCTCGTGCTGGCCAGAGCCCGAGAAGGCGCGGCAGGCTTGCAACAGGGCCAACGGGGCCTTTGGACTGGTGGGGTAGCGCTCCGCGTATCGCTGGTATTGAAGCGCAGCAAGGTCAAAGAGTCTCTCCTGATAGAGCCTGTCTGCGTAAGAGAGCTCTTCGGCCTCGCCTGTCACCTGTCCTGCAACATCGGCCGTGAGCAGTAGGCATAGCCCTAGTGTCACACTGCATGAAAGGTTGTTAACTCTCATGTCTCATCTGTCCTCTCTGCTGGCTCTGCGCAGCTTCCGCTGTGCACTCGACGACTGTGCCTGGAGGTCACCTGCGGTAGGTTCAGAGCGCTGCGAACTGCACTGCGCAAGTTTGCCAGGGCGGCGAGTTACGAATGGCATCGAGCACTTCCTCCGGTTCCTTCACCACAGCCCACATCTGTCGGTGACGAGGGTCCATAAAGCGCTCGGCGATGCACCGCTCCAGCAGTTGAAGCAAATGGTCGAAAAAGCCCTGTGTGTTGAGGAGCACGATGGGGCCGAGGTACATGCCGAGCCGCTTGAGCGAGATGGCCTCGAGTAACTCTTCTAGAGTGCCTGACCCGCCAGGTAGAGCAACTAGTGCCTGGGCAAGGGCGCGCATCCGCTCCTTGCGTTCGTTCATAGTGTGCACCACGATGAGCTCCTGCACGCCTTTGTGAGCCCATTCCCGCTCCACCATGAAGTGCGGGATGACCCCTACGACGCGTCCGCCGCGCGACAATGCCCCATCGGCTACTGCGCCCATCAGGCCCACAGCACCTCCGCCGTAGATGAGGGTGATGCCTTCGCGGGCAAAAATCTGGCCCAGGGCAAAGGCCGGCCGGAGGTAGCACTCATCTATCTTGCTGCTTGAGGCGCAGAAGACACAGACTCGCTGAATCATGGCCTTCACAGGTTGAAAATGGTCCATAACTCCAATCTCATGTGCGCCGCGATCTCTCACGGGCGGTCTATCTTCTGGGGATTGGCCGCCGAGAAACCCGTGCCCATGGTGGGTCAGCGGTGCATGCAGGCCTCGATCTCATTGACCGTCTTGGGGATTGGCTTGCCCAGCACCCGGTGCCCGGTGCGCGTGATAAGGACATCGTCCTCGATGCGGATTCCGCCAAAATTGAGATGGCGTTCCACGCGATCGTAGTTGATAAAGGGCCGGTGCTTGCCGTTGGCCTTCCACTGGGCAACCAGCTCCGGGATGAAATAGATGCCCGGCTCCACCGTGACTACAAAGCCCGGCTGGAGTCGCTTGGCCAGGCGCAGGTAGGCCAGACCGAACTGTTCGCTGCGGGTAAACTCCTCATCATATCCGACGAAGTCTTCGCCCAGGTTTTCCATATCATGCACGTCCAGACCCAGCATGTGGCCGAGGCCATGGGGGAAGAACAAGGCGTGGGCTCCCGCCTCTACGGCCGCCTGCGGGTCACCCTTCATGAAGCCTAATTGGCGCATCCCATCGGCGATGACGCGGGCTGCTGCCAAGTGGGCCTCGCGGTTGGGTACGCCGGGAGCCATCATTGCGATTGCCTTCTGCTGCGCCGCGAGCACTACCTCGTAAATGTCCTTTTGCAACGGGGTGAAGGTCCCGCTCACGGGGTACGTGCGGGTGATATCGCTGGCGTAGTGACACGGGGATTCGGCGCCAGAGTCAAAGACCACTAACTGCCCCTCTTGCATCAGGTTTTCGTGGGAGTGGCCATGGAGTATTTCGCCGTGCACGGTAAAGATGGTGGGAAACGCGGGCGCAGAGCCGCGCGCCCACACCAGCCCATCTATCGTTCCCGCGACCTCTCGTTCGTACAGGCCTGGTGCGATGGTGCGCACGGCGTGTTGGTACATCTCGTAGCTGATGTCAAGGGCTTTTTCGATCTCTGCGACCTCCTGCGCCGACTTGACCGAGCGCTGGGCCACGACCGCGCGCACAAACTCGCGCGAGAAAGAGGTGTTGACCCACGAGGCCCGCACGCCGGTCAGTTGCTCCAGCTTAAGCTGGTTCTCACTCCGGTACTGCGGCAGAAAATGGATCCTCTGCCCCTGCTGGATGGCACGGTGGGTCCACTTTTCTACCTCGCCCAGCGGTCGCACCGTGTCCACACCCACTTGCGCTGCCCGTTCCGCCATGCTGGGTTGGGGGCCCATCCACACAATATCGTCCACCCCATAGTCGTCGCCGAACAGTACTTCTTGGTCCGCGTCTACATCGATTAGCGCTGCCAGACCGGGGAAGTCCAAGCCCCAATAGTAAAGGAACGTGCTATCTTGGCGAAACTGGTAGGTGTTGGCCCGATAGTTCATCGGAGACTCATCGTTTCCGAGGAAGAGAAGTAGACCGGATCCCATTCGCTTCTTGAGTGCTTTCCTACGGTGCACATAGACGTTTGGTTCGAACATCGGCTGCTCCTCTCGACTGAGCGCGCAGTCCTCAGACTGACGAACGCTTGTTCAAAACGCGGTATGCTCTGTGCGACGGATGATCTCGTTTTGGAGTTCGGTACTGAGGTCAACGAAATAGTCGCTGTAGCCAGCCACACGGACGATAAGGTCGCGGTACTTGTGTGGCTCCTTCTGCGCCCGGCGCAAAGTGTCGGCGGTGACCACGTTGAACTGCACGTGGTGACCATCCATGGCAAAGTAGGAGCGAATCAGTGCGGCCAGGGCATCGATGCCACGCTGGTCGGCCAGGAGCTGCGGGGTGAACTTTTGGTTCAAGAGGGTGCCACCGGTGCGGAGATGGTCAATCTTGCCCGCAGAACGGAGCACCGCAGTCGGGCCACGACGGTCGGCCCCCTGCACAGGAGAGATTCCTTCCGACAAGGGCTCGCCCGCCATCCGTCCGTCGGGTGTAGCGCCCACTACGCTGCCGAAGTAGACGTGCACGGTAGTAGGCAGGAGATTGATGCGGTAGTGGCCCCCTTTGGTGTTCGGCCGCCCATCTACGGCCGCAAAAAAGATGTTGAACACTCTCACGGCTAAATCGTCCACATAGTCGTCGTCATTGCCGTATTTGGGCGTATGGTTGAGCAGGCGCTGGCGCAACGTTTCGTGGCCGGCGAAGTTGTCCGTCAGCGCGGCCTGCATCGTACGCATGTCGCAAGTCCGATGGTCAAAAACGTGGTATTTCAGCGCAGCAAGGCAATCGGCAATGGAGCCCAGGCCCACGCCTTGGATGTACGAGCTGTTGTAACGCGCGCCTCCGTCTTGGTAGTCCCGACCTTTGCGAATGCAGTCGTCAATGAGCAAAGAGAGAAACGGGGCCGGCAGATACTGGGCATAGAGTCGCTCGATGACTTGATTGCCCTTGATCTTTACGTCCACAAAGTAGCGCACCTGTTGCTCATAGGCAGCCAGGAGCTGGTCGAATTCGGCGAAGTCCTGTGCCTCGCCGGTGCGCAGGCCGATGACTTTGCCAGTGCGTGGGTCGCGGCCGTTGTGCAAGGTCAGCTCCAAGACCTTCACCAGATTGAAATAGCCGGTGAGGATGTAGCTCTCCTTGCCGAATGCCCCTGCTTCCACGCAGCCGCTGGCGCCACCGTTGCGTGCGTCAACCAGGCTCTTGCCCTGGCGCACCAGCTCCTGCACGATGGCGTCGGTGTTGAAAATGGACGGCTGGCCGAAGCCGGTCTTGACGATCTGTAGGGCTCGCTTGAGAAACTGGTCCGGCGTCTTCTTGCTGATTTGCACCATTGAGCTGGGTTGCAGCAGGCGCATCTCTTCGATGACGTCCAAGAGAAGGTAGGAGAGCTCGTTCACTGCATCGGCGCCATCCTCGTCCACGCCACCAAGATTGATGAGGCAAAAGTCGGTGTAGGTGCTGCTCTCCATCGCGGTGACCCCTACTTTCGGCGGGGCCGGCTGGTTGTTGAACTTGATCCAGAAGGCCTGGAGCAGCTCCCTAGCTTGTTCCTTGGTCAGAAGGCCGGACTCGAGGTCCCGCTTGTAGAATGGGTAGAGGTGCCGGTCGAGGCGCCCCGGATTGAACGAGTCCCAGGTGTTCATCTCGGTGATGACGCCCAGGTGGACGAACCAGTAGTACTGGAGTGCTTCCCACATGGTGCGAGGGGCATGGGCTGGCACGTGTGTGCAGATGGCGGCGATCTGCTCCAATTCCTTGCGGCGAATTGGATCGCTCTCGGCCGCGGCCAATTGTCGCGCCAGCGCCGCATGGCGGCGGGCAAAGGCGATCAAAGCGTCGGCAGCAATGGCCATGGCGCGCAATTCCTCGCGTTTGGCCAGGGCATCCGGGTCGCGGTAGAAATCGAGGGCAGCCATCTGCTGGCGAATGAAGCGCTTGAAGTCCAACATGCCAAGGCGGTAGATCTTGTCGTCAAGCACGGTGTGCCCGGGCGCGCGCTGCTCCATGAACTCGGTGAATACACCCGCCTGGTAGGCGTCATGCCACTCCTGATCCATTTCGGCAAAGAGCCGCTCCCGAAGCGATCGACCTCGCCAGAAGGGGATGATAACCTCTTGGTAGGCCTGGCGAGTCGTCTCATCCACCAGGAATGGGATCTTGGGGCGTGTGTGTAGGACCTCAAGGTCTGCCATGCTGTGAGTGCAGATCTCCGGGTAGGTGGGTGTGGCCTTTGGTGCCGGCCCGCGTTCACCCACGATGAGCTCGCCGTCGTTGATGCAAATGGTCTTATGCCGAAGGATGTAGGCAAAGGCCAGAGCTCTGGCGACGGGGACTGACACGCCCCTCGCAGCCTCAGATTTGTAGAACTCGGTCAAAAGGAGCGCACGCTCGGGTGAAATGCGTGGCACAGCCGCTAAGCTTTGTTCGCGCAACTTGGCGATGCGTTCGGTCATCTGGGCTACCCCAATCTCCCTTCATCACCGCCGCGGGCGGTCATCGATCGATACCTCATCCTCGCTCAAAGATAGGAAAACCGCGCGTCAAATGCCACACGTTTTTATCCTCTTGCCACGAGTGGTGAGGTACTCGCGCAGCTGAGCGACCGTCAGGCAGGCGTGCACAGGGATAACCATCAGGACGTCGCCCGGTTGCACTTTGCGTGCGAAGTGAGCCTCGGCCCTGACGATCCCGTGCTCCTGGGAGATGCGGGCCACATAGGCGTTTGGCACCAAGGGGCCCCATCCGTTGTCCGCAGGCAACGCCACCAAACCGTACACCGTGCGCCCGCCATCGTTCAGCGCATCTTTGGAAAGGTGAACCGCCCCCCCGTAGAGGACCAGTTCATTCCTTTCCTCATGCCGCGCCACCACAGGGCAGGCTACGGCGATGGCGATATCATGCTCGCTGCACGACCCGAGGTGGAGCTGCGTGGCATCGTAGAACACGAAATTGCCTGGGCGGATTTCATTCACCGCACCGAAGTTGTCCACTGCGCTGCAGGTGGGGGTATCGCCCACCGAGAGCTCGAGTTCCGTGAAGCCCACTGCATGCAGCCGTTGGCGCGCGCTATTGAGCCGCGCGACGCTTTCCTGGTAGATGTCCACGATCTCCTTGGGTCCGCTGGCTCCGTACGAGTGACCGGCGTGGGTCAACAAGCCGCGCAGGCGAAGGTTCTTGGAGCGCTCGACCTCTTCCGCCAACGTGGTCAGGCGGCTGGCGTCGTCCCACGCGATGCCGGTACGGCCGTAGCCCACGTCGATCTTTAGCCAGACGTCGACCGTGCCCTTGAGCTGTTCGCGCAGAACCCATACGCTCTTGGTTGACTCCACCAGCAGCCCCAGGTGG comes from candidate division KSB1 bacterium and encodes:
- a CDS encoding alanine racemase, which translates into the protein MPIISKDFSRPTLLLDEARARRNIERMAAKAQRSGVRFRPHFKTHQSRQVGRWFRDYGVETITVSSVDMAWYFARDGWRDITIAFPVNLRQLREIDRLARKVHLGLLVESTKSVWVLREQLKGTVDVWLKIDVGYGRTGIAWDDASRLTTLAEEVERSKNLRLRGLLTHAGHSYGASGPKEIVDIYQESVARLNSARQRLHAVGFTELELSVGDTPTCSAVDNFGAVNEIRPGNFVFYDATQLHLGSCSEHDIAIAVACPVVARHEERNELVLYGGAVHLSKDALNDGGRTVYGLVALPADNGWGPLVPNAYVARISQEHGIVRAEAHFARKVQPGDVLMVIPVHACLTVAQLREYLTTRGKRIKTCGI
- a CDS encoding glycyl radical protein, coding for MTERIAKLREQSLAAVPRISPERALLLTEFYKSEAARGVSVPVARALAFAYILRHKTICINDGELIVGERGPAPKATPTYPEICTHSMADLEVLHTRPKIPFLVDETTRQAYQEVIIPFWRGRSLRERLFAEMDQEWHDAYQAGVFTEFMEQRAPGHTVLDDKIYRLGMLDFKRFIRQQMAALDFYRDPDALAKREELRAMAIAADALIAFARRHAALARQLAAAESDPIRRKELEQIAAICTHVPAHAPRTMWEALQYYWFVHLGVITEMNTWDSFNPGRLDRHLYPFYKRDLESGLLTKEQARELLQAFWIKFNNQPAPPKVGVTAMESSTYTDFCLINLGGVDEDGADAVNELSYLLLDVIEEMRLLQPSSMVQISKKTPDQFLKRALQIVKTGFGQPSIFNTDAIVQELVRQGKSLVDARNGGASGCVEAGAFGKESYILTGYFNLVKVLELTLHNGRDPRTGKVIGLRTGEAQDFAEFDQLLAAYEQQVRYFVDVKIKGNQVIERLYAQYLPAPFLSLLIDDCIRKGRDYQDGGARYNSSYIQGVGLGSIADCLAALKYHVFDHRTCDMRTMQAALTDNFAGHETLRQRLLNHTPKYGNDDDYVDDLAVRVFNIFFAAVDGRPNTKGGHYRINLLPTTVHVYFGSVVGATPDGRMAGEPLSEGISPVQGADRRGPTAVLRSAGKIDHLRTGGTLLNQKFTPQLLADQRGIDALAALIRSYFAMDGHHVQFNVVTADTLRRAQKEPHKYRDLIVRVAGYSDYFVDLSTELQNEIIRRTEHTAF
- a CDS encoding aminopeptidase P family protein translates to MFEPNVYVHRRKALKKRMGSGLLLFLGNDESPMNYRANTYQFRQDSTFLYYWGLDFPGLAALIDVDADQEVLFGDDYGVDDIVWMGPQPSMAERAAQVGVDTVRPLGEVEKWTHRAIQQGQRIHFLPQYRSENQLKLEQLTGVRASWVNTSFSREFVRAVVAQRSVKSAQEVAEIEKALDISYEMYQHAVRTIAPGLYEREVAGTIDGLVWARGSAPAFPTIFTVHGEILHGHSHENLMQEGQLVVFDSGAESPCHYASDITRTYPVSGTFTPLQKDIYEVVLAAQQKAIAMMAPGVPNREAHLAAARVIADGMRQLGFMKGDPQAAVEAGAHALFFPHGLGHMLGLDVHDMENLGEDFVGYDEEFTRSEQFGLAYLRLAKRLQPGFVVTVEPGIYFIPELVAQWKANGKHRPFINYDRVERHLNFGGIRIEDDVLITRTGHRVLGKPIPKTVNEIEACMHR
- a CDS encoding TIGR00730 family Rossman fold protein, with protein sequence MDHFQPVKAMIQRVCVFCASSSKIDECYLRPAFALGQIFAREGITLIYGGGAVGLMGAVADGALSRGGRVVGVIPHFMVEREWAHKGVQELIVVHTMNERKERMRALAQALVALPGGSGTLEELLEAISLKRLGMYLGPIVLLNTQGFFDHLLQLLERCIAERFMDPRHRQMWAVVKEPEEVLDAIRNSPPWQTCAVQFAAL
- a CDS encoding RNA-binding S4 domain-containing protein — its product is MSDTHELPPQQEATLRLDKWLKVARIFKTRSQAAKSCEEGKVKVNGQPAKPSKVIRAGDTVTVKQRHLYRTFDVLQVTTKSLSAEKAKELYREHRPELSPEAQELLQLLGQNKSGRPRFKGRPTKKERRLLERLRGR
- a CDS encoding tetratricopeptide repeat protein, whose amino-acid sequence is MRVNNLSCSVTLGLCLLLTADVAGQVTGEAEELSYADRLYQERLFDLAALQYQRYAERYPTSPKAPLALLQACRAFSGSGQHEAAERVVREALLRYPDTALLDQLLFEQGKAHVALEHKREAAITFERVAVFVPTSPLAPESLMRAGRLYQQTGDLEAAQRAVLLLLDRYPTNPLYDEARLLLASVLFAQGQHAEALAEANKVATATPKSSTGARALVLKAEILERGGQFTEAERLLATVAESTADSAATSAAAFRLGSILHLRGQYEQSTRLLDRAAQFSQDRKVKAVCMLLKGRNLLRAGAATEALAALRSAASSAPNDSLRAEAWCEAGNAALEAAQFETALQHFDAARTLPAAEQGASERTIATATVGAMRALVALGRPTMAHERATQFLARFPSSPFRDDIAFLDAHYTTGEGCSYHKIRSYLGFLTQYPQSHYADDAALAVARCYQALGEYQAAAEAYDEYARQFPAAPPAEEASFLSTLLRSFFVTDYRKAASSLALQVVRLASGQETALVPQEVASLYLVSLKDYRTARALYRFLCEQDTTSRATGLLLNLATCYHGLAAEAFLSGNSSSVGALADTAAGLYRQVFSRSSSLSEKESAARGLLSLGAFLGTGASESSRRLAGLDQVLAGVSASSSLKAEILAEKATILASGGVRSDSLALLAPSWAAEAARLASDDQLRARAYWLLAKLSLAVGDTAATAHALRTIVDRLPHSRQTPQALMMAGALAERQGDLKAAESCYARVLRECYYAPLADTAAAKYADILIRQGRYQQAAELLQGMRAEKAGDLSLSPTSTDEPAELKLHLALAYHKQGRTREAEVLLAEFARQAPDHPHTPSALFLLADLNRDRGDTERALAFLGQILTLPNVAKNSAVLARLRRGQLLFHQGDYRPAATEFQELLKMSPPDSVQREAWSKLVICLYRLDDRARASSEAEKYFKSYRDDAASRALFAYEEGEFFVRQKDFKQAEKSFRAAREVKNAETAPWGDIGLGKIYLLMNQPDEALKVLADVPNRYPNSPLVATAYLNLGDFYFKNGQFENAFLAFQKAGAVPRLETPVRALVMGYLIDAADRLGMWDRAISYARQYLEEFPTASDAFTRKLQIGTFLRNLKDYERAIDHLRKLKRLASREAEPEVQYWIGKCYLEMGRYQDAIVELMKVKYLSPPSKLPWDVTAMYESGLAYMRLGQLDSARRLFERIEREQGSGSTFGRVARERIKEIDQRLKESTTQERPSS